The Triplophysa rosa linkage group LG3, Trosa_1v2, whole genome shotgun sequence genome has a segment encoding these proteins:
- the tmem60 gene encoding transmembrane protein 60: MNMSLAQRVLLTWIFTLIFLIMLVLKLDEKIHWSWFLIFLPVWTFDVILLLMLIVKMAGRCKPGFDPRNGAENLKKRVWYLVAMLLKLAFCLTLCAKLEKLMDVLVSSVCVPLWALLIGAMVELGYNVFHFRRD, from the coding sequence ATGAACATGTCCCTGGCCCAGAGAGTTCTCCTGACATGGATCTTCACGCTGATCTTCCTCATTATGCTGGTCCTCAAGCTGGACGAGAAAATCCACTGGAGCTGGTTCCTTATCTTCCTTCCTGTCTGGACCTTTGATGTCATTCTCCTCCTCATGCTCATTGTCAAAATGGCAGGCCGATGCAAGCCAGGCTTCGACCCTCGCAACGGTGCGGAGAACTTGAAGAAGCGCGTGTGGTACCTTGTGGCCATGCTTCTTAAACTGGCGTTCTGTCTGACACTGTGTGCGAAACTAGAGAAACTGATGGACGTGTTGGTGAGCTCAGTGTGTGTACCTCTCTGGGCATTGCTGATAGGAGCCATGGTGGAGCTGGGGTACAATGTTTTCCACTTCAGAAGAGACTGA